A portion of the Vespa velutina chromosome 5, iVesVel2.1, whole genome shotgun sequence genome contains these proteins:
- the LOC124949068 gene encoding mitochondrial dimethyladenosine transferase 1, producing the protein MLSIRLPPFPTIKDIIKLYKLSALKHLSQNFLLDERLIDNIIKKAGNLNGSHVVEIGPGPGGLTRSIIRKGPKKLIVVEKDKRFKPILDMLAESFYHVNGQMDIIYEDIRNLRMNDIFPMEEKKEWMDDTPNIHLIGNLPFNVSTILIIEWLKNISEHNGPWTYGRAKMLLTFQKEVAERLVAEPFDKERCRLSVMAQAWTQPRLCTIIPGKAFLPKPDVDVGVVTFEPLKEPRTKHEFNIFEKVTRHIFNSRQKYSIKCVKKLFPEYCREELSNLVYKLSDLDPMIRPTKLTVEDIDKITTAYKYIIEKHPEISSYDHRASHRILNKKYTEIFSVNDIIE; encoded by the exons ATGTTGAGTATAAGATTACCTCCTTTTCCAACTATTAAAGATAtcattaaattgtataaattgtCGGCCTTAAAGCATTTGTCGCAAAACTTTTTACTGGATGAACGACTTATCGATAACATTATCAAGAAAGCTGGAAATCTTAATGGAAGTCATGTAGTTGAAATAGGACCTGGTCCAGGTGGACTGACAAGatcaataataagaaaaggtcctaagaaattaatagttgtggaaaaagataaaagatttaaaccAATATTAGATATGTTAGCGGAATCTTTCTATCATGTAAATGGTCAAatggatattatatatgaagatattagaaatttacgtatgaatgatatatttcctatggaagaaaaaaaggaatggatGGATGATACTccaaatattcatttaattggTAATTTGCCATTTAACGTTTCGaccattttaataattgaatggcttaaaaatatatcagaaCATAATGGTCCATGGACATATGGTAGGgcaaaaatgttattaacattTCAAAAGGAAGTAGCAGAACGTTTAGTAGCTGAACCatttgataaagaaagatgTAGATTATCGGTGATGGCACAAGCATGGACTCAACCACGTCTCTGTACTATTATTCCag GAAAAGCTTTTCTTCCAAAACCGGATGTAGACGTAGGAGTTGTAACTTTTGAACCATTGAAAGAGCCACGTACAAAacatgaatttaatatttttgaaaaagtaacaagacatatttttaattcacgaCAAAAATACAGTATCAAATGTGTCAA AAAACTTTTTCCAGAATATTGTAGAGAAGAACTTTCAAATTTGGTATATAAATTAAGTGACTTAGATCCAATGATTAGACCAACAAAACTTACTGTCGAggatattgataaaataacaactgcttacaaatatataatagaaaaacatCCTGAGATAAGCTCGTACGATCATCGTGCATCGCATCGAAtacttaacaaaaaatatactgaaattttttctgttaatgatattatagaaTGA
- the LOC124949421 gene encoding cytochrome c oxidase assembly factor 3, mitochondrial, whose translation YLCSKYRLLLELYLYTLQYKTHVLYSKRNILRWRLIDLGLCRSIFKINADQIMDKNWMPKVDLKKDSAKIKNLHITLMNEIEKQNSERVKDLIKIRRSNRILGCILGGTVFSIYFYTIYSVKQEKFLDDLNEPEKVIIPSQTNA comes from the exons tatCTATGTAGTAAATATCGATTACTTTTAGAACTGTACTTATATACTTTGCAATATAAGACACATGTGTTATATAGTAAAAGGAATATTCTTCGTTGGCGTCTTATCGATTTGGGATTGTGTAGGAGTATTTTCAAGATCAATG ctGATCAAATCATGGACAAGAATTGGATGCCTAAAGTCGATTTGAAGAAAGATAgtgctaaaataaaaaatcttcatATTACCTTAATGAACGAGATAGAAAAACAGAACTCtgaaagagtgaaagattTGATTAAAATACGACGATCAAATAGAATACTTGGTTGTATTTTAGGAGGTACAGTTTTTTCaatctatttttatacaatatattcggTAAAGCAAGAAAAGTTCTTAGATGATTTGAATGAACCTGAGAAAGTAATCATACCATCTCAAACCAatgcataa